A stretch of Brassica rapa cultivar Chiifu-401-42 chromosome A08, CAAS_Brap_v3.01, whole genome shotgun sequence DNA encodes these proteins:
- the LOC103835831 gene encoding filament-like plant protein 4, whose protein sequence is MDRKSWPWKKKSSSEKPAPVTDQDQENGKKASYIQISFDQYSHLNGLKDDVHKYEAQVLNLQDHIKELDSKLSTANADITSKEALVKQHSKVAEEAVSGWEKAEAEASALKTHLETVTLAKLTVEDRAAHLDGALKECMKQVRSLKEENEQKLHDVIVTNTNQMDKIRDEFESKIREFEQELLRSGAENDALSRSLQERSNMVIRIKEEKSQAEAEIEHLKSNIESCEREINTLKYETHVITKELEIRNEEKNMSMRSAEVANKQHLEGVKKIAKLEAECQRLRTLVRKKLPGPGALAQMKMEVESLGRGDYGDHHRQRRSPVRPSSPLMSPMSQVSDFSLHKENDLLTERLLAMEEETKMLKEALAKRNSELQVSRNLCARTANKLQTLEAHRMSNPPSMASMSEDGNEDARSVAGSLMSDLSQTNKTKSANQLELMDDFLEMEKLACLPSGDSDADAEIPRLKKRISTLLQSLPRDAAFEKILEEVQCAIEDVGGRNVKEIAMSSETTEETVTQELAHALSQIYHFVSYLAKEATPCQDTFSQKVQELSVTLDRVLSKEKTLVDFLFDLSRVLVEASELKINVVGFNASEVEIHSPDCIDKVALPENKALKDSSREHYQCGCSQSSDSEIPDDCIGYEHKLSAVACTFTSEEFEGLKLEKEKAETNLASCEADLEATKSKLQETERLLAGVKSDLESARMSNGMAETQLKCMVESYRSLETRSSELEIELSSLKSKIENLEDELHEEKENHQEALTKCQELEEQLQRNNQTCPVTEAAPKSKQDNELAAAAEKLQECQETILLLGKQLKSMCPQTEQFPSSPSQEQALNSEEENEYAVTSTNPQDKTSSPPPYKETPSMTTMRSPVGSKHKHTKSNSSSSSSGLTPEKHSKGLSRFFSSKAK, encoded by the exons ATGGATCGTAAGAGCTGGCCATGGAAGAAGAAGTCCTCCTCTGAGAAACCTGCTCCAGTCACGGACCAGGACCAG gAAAATGGGAAGAAGGCAAGCTACATCCAGATCTCCTTTGACCAATACTCTCATCTCAATGGTTTGAAAGATGACGTTCACAAGTACGAGGCACAAGTCCTCAACCTACAAGATCACATCAAGGAGTTAGATTCCAAGCTATCTACAGCTAATGCAGATATTACATCCAAGGAGGCTTTAGTCAAACAACACTCTAAAGTCGCTGAAGAAGCCGTCTCAGGCTGGGAAAAAGCTGAAGCAGAAGCGTCCGCTTTGAAAACGCATCTCGAAACTGTGACGCTCGCCAAGCTCACCGTTGAAGACCGTGCTGCGCATCTAGACGGAGCTCTCAAGGAGTGTATGAAACAGGTaaggagtctaaaggaagagaacGAACAGAAGCTGCATGATGTCATTGTAACCAACACCAACCAAATGGACAAGATCAGAGACGAGTTCGAGTCCAAGATCCGAGAGTTCGAGCAAGAGCTGCTCCGTTCCGGAGCTGAGAACGACGCGCTGTCAAGATCACTGCAAGAGCGTTCCAACATGGTGATAAGGATAAAGGAAGAGAAGTCACAAGCAGAAGCCGAGATTGAGCATCTCAAGAGCAACATAGAGTCTTGCGAAAGGGAGATCAACACTCTTAAGTACGAAACCCATGTGATCACCAAAGAGCTCGAGATCCGCAACGAGGAGAAGAACATGAGCATGAGGTCAGCTGAAGTGGCGAACAAGCAGCATTTGGAAGGTGTCAAGAAGATTGCAAAGCTGGAAGCCGAGTGCCAGAGGCTACGCACTTTGGTAAGAAAGAAACTCCCTGGTCCTGGGGCGCTTGCGCAGATGAAAATGGAGGTTGAGAGTTTAGGGAGAGGAGACTATGGAGACCATCATAGACAGAGGAGGTCACCGGTTAGGCCTTCTAGTCCTCTCATGTCTCCAATGTCACAGGTCTCCGACTTCTCGCTTCACAAAGAAAACGATTTGTTGACAGAGAGGTTACTTGCAATGGAAGAAGAGACAAAGATGCTTAAAGAAGCTTTGGCTAAGCGTAACAGCGAGCTTCAGGTTTCAAGAAACCTCTGTGCTAGGACAGCAAACAAGCTTCAAACATTGGAAGCTCATAGGATGAGTAATCCTCCTAGTATGGCTTCAATGTCTGAAGACGGAAACGAAGATGCTAGAAGCGTAGCTGGATCTTTGATGTCTGACCTCTctcaaaccaacaaaacaaagAGTGCTAACCAGTTGGAGCTTATGGATGATTTTCTAGAGATGGAGAAGCTAGCTTGTCTACCAAGTGGTGATTCTGATGCTGATGCTGAGATTCCACGTCTGAAGAAAAGAATCTCTACTTTGCTTCAGTCTCTCCCCAGAGATGCTGCTTTCGAGAAGATTTTGGAAGAAGTACAATGTGCCATTGAAGATGTAGGCGGGCGTAATGTAAAGGAGATAGCCATGTCAAGTGAGACCACAGAGGAAACAGTTACACAAGAACTGGCTCATGCTCTTTCTCAGATATACCACTTTGTTTCCTACCTTGCGAAAGAAGCAACGCCGTGTCAGGACACGTTCTCTCAAAAAGTTCAAGAGTTATCTGTCACTTTGGACAGAGTATTGAGCAAGGAGAAGACTCTGGTGGACTTTCTGTTTGATCTCTCTCGTGTTTTAGTAGAAGCTAGTGAGCTGAAAATCAATGTGGTGGGATTTAACGCATCTGAAGTGGAGATTCACAGCCCTGACTGCATTGATAAAGTCGCTTTACCGGAAAACAAAGCTCTAAAAGATTCATCACGTGAGCATTACCAGTGTGGTTGTTCTCAGAGCTCTGATTCCGAGATTCCAGATGATTGCATCGGCTACGAACACAAGCTCTCAGCAGTTGCTTGTACATTTACTTCAGAAGAGTTTGAAGGATTGAAACTCGAGAAAGAAAAAGCAGAAACCAACCTTGCAAGCTGTGAAGCAGATCTTGAAGCAACTAAGTCGAAACTACAAGAAACAGAGCGGCTTCTTGCTGGAGTGAAGTCAGATTTGGAATCTGCTCGGATGTCTAATGGCATGGCCGAGACACAGCTCAAATGCATGGTGGAATCGTACAGATCTCTGGAAACTAGATCATCAGAGCTGGAAATCGAGTTGAGTTCTCTTAAAAGCAAAATAGAAAACTTGGAAGATGAGCTTCATGAGGAAAAGGAAAACCACCAAGAGGCTTTAACCAAATGCCAAGAACTCGAAGAGCAATTACAAAg GAACAACCAAACCTGCCCAGTAACTGAAGCTGCTCCCAAAAGCAAACAGGACAATGAACTAGCAGCAGCTGCAGAGAAGCTGCAAGAGTGTCAAGAGACTATATTGCTTCTCGGGAAGCAACTCAAATCCATGTGTCCTCAAACAGAGCAGTTTCCTTCTTCTCCAAGCCAAGAACAAGCCCTAAactcagaagaagaaaatgaatacGCAGTAACTTCCACAAATCCTCAAGACAAAACATCAAGTCCGCCTCCATACAAAGAAACGCCATCGATGACTACAATGAGATCTCCTGTAGGGTCGAAACATAAACACACCAAGTCAAActcatcatcctcctcctcaGGACTTACCCCTGAGAAACACTCTAAAGGACTCAGCAGATTCTTCTCCTCTAAAGCAAAGTAA
- the LOC103835830 gene encoding LOW QUALITY PROTEIN: protein TRIGALACTOSYLDIACYLGLYCEROL 1, chloroplastic-like (The sequence of the model RefSeq protein was modified relative to this genomic sequence to represent the inferred CDS: inserted 3 bases in 2 codons; substituted 1 base at 1 genomic stop codon), whose protein sequence is MMQTCCIHXSLAFPRRISPRCDASIGFKPPKVGFIGKXQPLGILNLIRQRRLYVNLNANDAHPSMSILEEETSPTPEAELPFSKWSPSKSIWRGLSVPIIAGQVLLRILKGXRNTLQQLERTGPKSLGVSLLTSTFVGMAFTIQFVREFTRLGLNRSIGGVLALAFSRELSPVITSIVVAGRMGSAFAAELGTMQVSEQTDTLRVLGADPIDYLITPRVIASCLALPFLTLMCFTVGMASSALLSDAVYGISINIIMDSAHRALRPWDIVSAMIKSQVFGAIISVISCSWGVTTKGGAKGVGESTTSAVVMSLVGIFIADFVLSSFFFQGAGDSLKNCV, encoded by the exons ATGATGCAGACTTGTTGTATCCATTAGTCTTTGGCATTTCCTCGGAG AATTTCGCCAAGGTGTGATGCTTCCATCGGTTTTAAGCCCCCAAAAGTTGGTTTCATTGGAA TTCAGCCTTTAGGGATTTTGAATCTTATACGGCAAAGAAGATTATACGTGAACTTGAATGCTAATGACGCTCACCCATCCATGTCTATCTTAGAAGAAGAAACCTCCCCGACTCCAGAAGCTGAGCTTCCATTCAGCAAATGGTCACCTTCTAAATCCATATGGAGAGGCTTATCAGTCCCCATCATAGCAGGACAAGTCCTTCTCCGGATACTCAAGGG AAGAAACACTCTCCAGCAGCTCGAGAGAACCGGACCCAAATCTCTAGGAGTTTCCCTTCTCACTTCCACATTCGTCGGCATGGCTTTCACCATCCAGTTCGTTAGAGAATTCACCAGGCTAGGCCTCAACAGATCCATCGGAGGCGTCCTGGCTCTCGCCTTCTCCAGAGAGCTCAGTCCTGTCATCACATCCATCGTTGTCGCTGGACGAATGGGAAGCGCGTTTGCTGCTGAGCTAGGGACAATGCAAGTCTCGGAGCAGACAGATACGCTACGTGTCTTGGGAGCTGACCCGATTGATTATCTCATCACGCCGAGAGTTATCGCTTCGTGTCTGGCCTTGCCGTTTTTGACGCTCATGTGTTTCACTGTCGGGATGGCTTCGAGCGCTCTGCTATCTGACGCGGTTTATGGGATTAGTATTAACATAATCATGGACTCGGCTCATAGAGCGCTTAGACCGTGGGACATTGTGAGTGCCATGATTAAGTCTCAAGTGTTTGGTGCTATAATATCTGTGATTAGTTGCTCTTGGGGAGTTACTACTAAGGGAGGCGCTAAAGGTGTTGGAGAATCCACAACTTCTGCAGTTGTCATGTCACTTGTCGGAATCTTTATTGCTGATTTTGTGctttcttccttcttctttcAGGGTGCTGGAGATTCTTTAAAGAACTGtgtgtaa
- the LOC103835832 gene encoding purine permease 14 gives MAQNQPIFQTKPQEHFVQIPINIERDSTTLINQTGNSNRKPNHWPTILLSTILVIVGQSVAKLLENFYYDQINRSEYDESRQNDGVWTQALLQTVGFPLLLLPFIILTAKNRRNNHPSDHFHYKSLTVIYICIGIVMTVQARLSAMGKLEIPFGVFTLIYTTQLFFTPVFARLVNKIKFNRWVVISLALAIATGALTLSSAFAGEPDEAEENYARGAWAALFAGVCFSLLLCNIQNVFDNYIFKRTESRRPSFASVFEVIIFSSLVATIISVAGLLIAGEQDDLKREMNEFSKGKGAYVMAMVGQAVSWQVYWVGIVGLVFSVSSVLSNVISVVTWPIVSVLVVIFFNFMDDEFDVFKGVALITAVLSAAAYFFRLHKENRDSDVIAN, from the exons ATGGCTCAGAACCAACCAATCTTTCAGACCAAGCCACAAG AACATTTTGTGCAGATTCCAATCAACATCGAGCGTGATTCAACCACACTCATAAACCAAACCGGAAACTCAAACCGGAAACCAAACCACTGGCCAACGATCCTCCTCTCGACCATCCTCGTCATCGTCGGCCAATCCGTAGCCAAACTCCTCGAAAACTTCTACTACGACCAAATCAACCGAAGCGAGTACGACGAGTCCCGCCAAAACGACGGCGTCTGGACACAAGCCCTCCTCCAAACCGTCGGGttccctctcctcctcctccctttCATCATCCTCACCGCCAAGAACCGCCGCAACAACCACCCTTCCGACCACTTCCACTACAAATCTCTCACCGTGATCTACATCTGCATCGGGATCGTCATGACGGTCCAAGCGAGGCTCTCCGCCATGGGAAAGCTCGAGATCCCCTTCGGCGTTTTCACTCTCATCTACACGACGCAGCTCTTCTTCACCCCCGTCTTCGCGCGTCTCGTCAACAAGATCAAGTTCAACCGGTGGGTGGTGATCTCCTTGGCTCTGGCCATCGCCACCGGAGCTCTCACGTTATCCTCGGCCTTCGCCGGGGAGCCCGACGAGGCCGAGGAGAATTACGCGAGAGGCGCGTGGGCTGCTCTCTTCGCCGGAGTCTGCTTCTCTCTCCTCTTGTGTAACATCCAAAACGTCTTCGACAACTATATCTTCAAACGCACGGAATCTAGAAGACCAAGCTTCGCTTCAGTTTTCGAAGTCATCATCTTCTCCTCCCTCGTCGCTACCATCATCTCCGTGGCGGGGCTTCTCATCGCCGGGGAGCAGGACGATTTGAAGAGGGAGATGAATGAGTTTTCCAAGGGGAAAGGTGCCTACGTGATGGCCATGGTGGGCCAAGCCGTTTCGTGGCAGGTCTACTGGGTTGGGATCGTTGGACTCGTGTTCTCTGTCTCGAGCGTGTTGTCGAATGTGATCAGTGTTGTCACGTGGCCGATCGTGTCTGTTCTTGTGGTGATATTTTTCAACTTTATGGACGATGAGTTTGATGTGTTCAAAGGTGTTGCCTTGATCACTGCCGTCTTGAGCGCCGCCGCTTATTTCTTCAGGCTTCACAAAGAGAATCGTGATAGTGACGTAATAGCTAATTAA
- the LOC103835833 gene encoding jacalin-related lectin 3: MNVQGKPASVGPWGGQSGHAWDDGTFTTVRQIVIAHGYSIDSIQIEYDKNGSSVWSDKRGGKGGIKFDKVKLDYPHEYLTSVKGTYSAFDVWGNLCVRSLTFESNRKLYGPFGVESGTYFTLPKSDSMIIGFYGKAGWYLDAIGAYLKPIPKETNPTSKMVLHSPQNVPHGVKKLEHSGNIHGSVGQKFDMVGLKQKDSTLSSHEGHVDAEITKHKLVTDTEKLQPKAGGGVKIHGPWGGIGGIMFDDGIYTGVRQINLSRSVGIVWMKVCYDFKGQAVWGSKHGGRGGFKHDKIVFDYPSEVLTHITGTYGPLVYMGPNVIKSLTFHTNKGKHGPCGEEQGPSFTHKIGEGKVVGFHGREGIFLDSIGVHVMPCKISPFKPSPHNATVPHNNTGVGANKLVLAVNGHGEKFERGVVKEPTPNGFGPWGGNGGKPWDDGVFSGIKQIFVTRANDAISSLQIEYDKNGQSVWSVEHGGHSGVATHRIILEYPNETLTCISGYYGPLNNSDKSLVVKSLSFYTSRGKYGPYGEETGTFFTSTKTEGKVLGLHGRSSSYLDAVGVHMQQRLDNKTQFNRTSCFKRY, encoded by the exons ATG AATGTTCAAGGAAAGCCTGCTTCAGTTGGACCATGGGGAGGCCAAAGTGGTCATGCATGGGATGATGGAACGTTCACCACTGTAAGGCAAATAGTTATAGCTCATGGTTATAGTATAGACTCCATCCAAATTGAGTATGACAAGAATGGTAGCTCGGTTTGGTCTGATAAACGTGGAGGAAAAGGAGGCATTAAGTTTGATAAG GTCAAACTTGATTACCCGCATGAGTATCTGACTTCAGTAAAGGGAACGTACAGTGCCTTTGACGTGTGGGGCAATCTATGTGTCCGGTCGCTTACCTTTGAGAGTAACCGCAAACTATACGGACCATTTGGTGTTGAGTCAGGTACATACTTCACTTTGCCAAAATCAGACTCGATGATTATCGGGTTTTATGGGAAGGCTGGTTGGTATCTGGATGCTATTGGTGCTTACCTTAAACCAATTCCTAAAGAGACTAATCCCACGTCGAAAATGGTTTTGCACTCACCTCAAAATGTCCCTCATGGTGTGAAGAAACTCGAGCACTCGGGGAATATTCATGGAAGTGTAGGCCAAAAATTTGATATGGTTGGACTTAAACAAAAAGATTCAACTTTGTCTTCTCATGAAGGTCACGTTGATGCTGAGATCACTAAACATAAG TTGGTGACAGATACTGAGAAGTTGCAGCCAAAAGCTGGAGGTGGTGTGAAAATACATGGACCATGGGGTGGAATCGGTGGTATCATGTTTGACGACGGAATATATACCGGTGTTAGACAGATCAATTTGTCACGCAGTGTTGGGATTGTATGGATGAAGGTGTGCTATGATTTTAAAGGACAAGCTGTGTGGGGAAGCAAGCATGGTGGCAGGGGAGGATTCAAACATGATAAG ATTGTATTTGATTACCCATCAGAGGTTTTAACACATATAACGGGAACATATGGACCGTTGGTATACATGGGACCTAATGTGATAAAGTCACTAACTTTCCATACCAACAAAGGAAAACATGGACCTTGTGGAGAAGAACAAGGACCTTCGTTTACACATAAAATTGGCGAGGGTAAAGTTGTTGGATTCCATGGAAGAGAGGGTATATTTCTTGATTCCATTGGTGTTCATGTTATGCCATGCAAAATAAGTCCCTTTAAGCCATCTCCTCACAATGCAACTGTTCCTCATAACAACACTGGCGTAGGGGCTAATAAGCTAGTTCTTGCAGTAAATGGCCATGGCGAAAAG TTTGAGCGCGGAGTCGTGAAAGAACCAACACCGAACGGGTTTGGACCGTGGGGAGGCAACGGAGGTAAACCATGGGACGATGGTGTATTTTCAGGGATCAAGCAGATATTTGTAACAAGAGCAAACGATGCTATCTCTTCATTACAAATCGAGTACGATAAGAATGGACAATCTGTTTGGTCCGTTGAACATGGTGGTCATAGCGGAGTCGCCACACACAGG ATTATACTCGAGTATCCAAACGAGACGCTTACCTGCATTTCAGGGTATTACGGACCACTGAACAATTCAGACAAATCTCTTGTTGTCAAGTCTCTGAGTTTCTACACTAGCCGTGGTAAGTACGGTCCGTACGGTGAAGAGACAGGGACGTTTTTCACTTCGACTAAAACAGAAGGAAAAGTGTTGGGGTTACATGGAAGAAGCAGCTCTTACTTGGACGCCGTAGGAGTTCACATGCAGCAGCGGCTTGACAATAAGACTCAGTTCAACAGGACTTCCTGTTTCAAGCGCTACTGA